One genomic region from Anaerolineales bacterium encodes:
- the guaA gene encoding GMP synthase (glutamine-hydrolyzing) (contains glutamine-hydrolyzing domain and glutamine amidotransferase; GMP-binding domain; functions to produce GMP from XMP in the IMP pathway), protein MMDAIAILDFGSQYSQLIARRVREAHVYCELFPWNTTPEKVMDLKPRGFILSGGPASVYEAAAPSIPAYVLESQLPILGICYGMQALTLALGGRVAASTRREYGLAEIETTRSNPLLGEGKRAVWMSHGDRIEKVPVGFETLARSSNSPYAAIGDLSRRYYGVQFHPEVRHTQGGSEILRSFAADICGARAEWTAESIIKQSIQRIQAQVGSQRVLSAVSGGVDSSVATTLVHRAIGDQLVAIFVDNGLLRLGEANQVVKVFRETMGSELVTVDAMDDFMASLKGIRDPEQKRRIIGEKFIRVFEAQAQQLGMPHFLVQGTIYPDVVESSAPDRAQAARIKSHHNVGGLPANMHFQLVEPLRYLFKDEVRQVGEALGLPHELVWRQPFPGPGLAVRCLGEVTPERLDRLRQADAIFTNELSAAGMLRMAENEGTAQSFAVLLPVQSVGVMGDNRTYQEVVALRAVTTDDFMTADWARLPHDLLAWVANRIVNEVPGVNRVVYDITSKPPATIEWE, encoded by the coding sequence ATGATGGACGCAATTGCCATCCTTGACTTCGGCTCACAGTACTCCCAGCTGATCGCCCGGAGGGTGCGTGAAGCGCATGTTTACTGTGAGCTATTCCCCTGGAATACAACCCCAGAAAAGGTGATGGACCTCAAGCCAAGGGGGTTTATTTTATCCGGCGGGCCTGCCTCTGTATATGAAGCAGCAGCGCCATCCATTCCGGCATATGTCTTAGAAAGCCAGCTGCCCATCCTGGGGATCTGCTACGGGATGCAGGCTCTTACCCTGGCTCTGGGAGGCCGGGTGGCAGCTTCCACCCGGCGCGAGTATGGACTGGCTGAAATCGAGACCACGCGCAGCAATCCATTATTAGGGGAGGGCAAGCGGGCGGTGTGGATGTCTCACGGTGATCGGATCGAGAAAGTGCCGGTGGGTTTTGAAACCCTGGCCCGCAGCAGTAACTCACCCTATGCTGCCATTGGAGATTTGTCCAGGCGATACTACGGTGTCCAGTTCCATCCAGAAGTACGCCACACCCAGGGTGGCAGCGAGATCCTGCGCTCCTTCGCAGCAGATATCTGCGGGGCACGGGCGGAATGGACCGCCGAATCCATCATTAAACAGTCCATCCAACGCATCCAGGCGCAGGTTGGTAGCCAGCGGGTATTATCTGCGGTAAGCGGAGGGGTGGATTCCAGCGTGGCAACCACCCTGGTCCACCGTGCCATTGGCGATCAGCTGGTGGCTATCTTTGTGGATAACGGTCTGCTGCGCCTGGGGGAAGCCAACCAGGTGGTGAAGGTCTTTCGAGAGACGATGGGGTCAGAGCTGGTTACTGTAGATGCCATGGATGATTTCATGGCTTCCCTGAAAGGCATCCGTGACCCCGAGCAGAAGCGGCGCATCATTGGCGAGAAATTCATCCGCGTTTTCGAGGCCCAGGCACAGCAGCTGGGCATGCCGCACTTTCTAGTGCAAGGGACAATTTACCCCGACGTGGTCGAATCAAGCGCACCCGACCGGGCCCAGGCAGCCCGAATCAAGAGCCACCACAACGTGGGTGGCTTGCCCGCGAACATGCATTTTCAACTGGTTGAACCACTACGCTATCTTTTTAAGGATGAAGTGCGCCAAGTCGGGGAAGCTCTGGGACTGCCCCATGAGCTGGTGTGGCGGCAGCCGTTCCCCGGGCCTGGGCTGGCGGTGCGCTGCCTGGGTGAAGTCACCCCTGAGCGCCTGGATCGCCTGCGCCAGGCGGATGCGATCTTTACCAATGAGCTGAGTGCAGCCGGCATGCTACGCATGGCAGAAAATGAAGGTACCGCCCAATCCTTCGCCGTGCTGCTGCCTGTGCAGTCGGTGGGTGTCATGGGGGATAATCGCACCTACCAGGAAGTAGTGGCGCTGCGGGCGGTCACCACCGATGATTTTATGACCGCTGATTGGGCTCGCCTACCCCATGACCTGTTAGCCTGGGTAGCCAACCGGATTGTCAATGAAGTACCCGGAGTTAACCGGGTGGTGTATGATATCACCAGCAAGCCACCAGCCACCATTGAATGGGAATGA
- the maf gene encoding septum formation protein Maf, whose translation MNIHLYLASNSPRRKELISLVKWEYNHLPVEVDENPLPGEGGSDYVARIANAKAQSARHLARGNSLVIAADTAVLGSGTDGKMVIYGKPKDAQDAKDMLRALRGRSHQVMTAVTVLRTQDGMLVSDRCTTDVPMRAYGDAEIEAYVSGGDPLDKAGAYAIQHAGFHPVENLAGCYANVMGLPLCHLARALKKFNVRPQLDVPSACQAGLGYNCHVYHEILSEGNQERLPA comes from the coding sequence GTGAACATACACCTATATCTGGCCTCTAATTCTCCACGCCGTAAGGAGCTGATTAGCCTTGTAAAATGGGAGTATAATCACCTGCCTGTTGAGGTCGATGAAAATCCGTTGCCTGGCGAAGGTGGTAGTGATTATGTAGCCCGCATTGCGAATGCCAAGGCACAATCTGCTCGCCACCTGGCCCGCGGCAACAGCCTGGTTATTGCTGCCGATACGGCTGTCTTGGGCTCTGGAACCGATGGAAAGATGGTTATTTACGGAAAGCCGAAAGATGCCCAGGATGCAAAAGACATGCTGCGAGCCCTGCGTGGTCGCTCACACCAGGTGATGACTGCCGTTACGGTCCTGCGTACACAGGATGGGATGTTGGTGAGTGATCGATGCACAACCGATGTACCCATGCGAGCGTATGGAGATGCCGAGATTGAGGCGTATGTATCCGGCGGAGATCCGCTGGATAAAGCGGGAGCCTATGCCATCCAGCACGCTGGTTTTCACCCGGTGGAGAACCTGGCGGGTTGTTACGCCAATGTGATGGGGTTACCCTTATGCCACCTGGCCCGCGCACTCAAAAAATTCAACGTCCGCCCCCAGCTTGATGTTCCATCAGCCTGCCAGGCAGGGCTTGGGTATAATTGCCATGTTTACCACGAAATATTGAGCGAAGGAAATCAGGAAAGACTTCCAGCGTGA
- the xpt gene encoding xanthine phosphoribosyltransferase has product MDELKNRIIAEGRNLGNGILKVDGFINHQVDPILMDACGKELATRFRNIGATKVLTAEISGIAPAVSTAYHLGLPVVYARKSKPITMPDQVFLTLSPSHTKGRMVELIVSPEYLGVGERVLIIDDFLATGATILGLVRLAQTAGATIVGIGALIEKTFEGGRETLASLGIPVEALVQIVSMDGDRIRFTLDEE; this is encoded by the coding sequence ATGGATGAATTAAAAAACAGAATCATCGCGGAAGGAAGAAACCTGGGCAATGGGATTTTAAAAGTGGATGGCTTCATCAACCACCAGGTCGACCCGATATTGATGGATGCCTGTGGAAAGGAGCTGGCAACCAGGTTTAGGAATATTGGAGCAACCAAAGTGCTCACAGCTGAAATTTCCGGCATCGCTCCGGCAGTCTCCACCGCCTATCACCTGGGTCTGCCTGTGGTTTACGCCCGAAAAAGCAAACCCATCACCATGCCAGACCAGGTCTTCCTCACCCTCAGCCCATCACATACCAAGGGTCGCATGGTCGAGCTGATCGTTTCACCTGAATACCTGGGGGTGGGAGAGCGCGTGCTGATCATCGATGACTTCCTGGCGACCGGCGCCACCATTCTGGGACTGGTGCGACTGGCCCAAACCGCCGGGGCGACCATTGTGGGGATCGGCGCACTGATCGAAAAAACCTTCGAGGGTGGCAGGGAGACCCTGGCTTCACTCGGTATCCCCGTCGAAGCGCTGGTGCAGATCGTATCGATGGATGGAGACCGGATCAGATTCACCCTGGATGAGGAATGA